A genome region from Gardnerella vaginalis includes the following:
- a CDS encoding SpaH/EbpB family LPXTG-anchored major pilin — protein sequence MNKITKQCVAAVASLAMAGTLCVAGAVVAGSSAWAAGCDNGAPWSEACKAQTGKITINKWKYEGDNVTSTHVKAKFKVTKVTQITKSGTKQNLNLTSKDDWLALAAAVPALNTNPKDTTNITLDTNSTEKDTTNGIAEFDNLGIGLYKVEEESVEDGYQKLANPFFMTIPEITRKDNSKDNTYTYNVKVDPKNAYTKDAVKKTVDTKGMVGVGDEVPYTISASVITTSQTEASKYTSADFQDFAVWDDVPTKAYDAATTAVTGVSVVTYTTAGGKETASTTTPLKTTDYTVNEPVVGNATNGIGENYSRLKITFTDSGLGEIAKQRKTSTNVKVIVSLKFTLKKDTTLTDVINQYGFQQGHKTGDPTPEPTPDPTPDPKSKVTLVKFNIKKVNGTDGTTPLAGAKFAIFASETEAKACAADPARSDANCKNKSAKGFENDENGTPATTVANKPAAGETNTFKVKVTDAQEPFYVVETAAPKNFALSPIVEKVVARNTADAAGVNDGGHYDADKATFTYTFKDVPTKDDGSWFKLPKTGAAGVIIFALIGLGLVGSGMFVFLKNRKKEEEQAA from the coding sequence ATGAATAAGATAACAAAGCAGTGCGTGGCCGCGGTGGCCTCGCTCGCGATGGCTGGCACGCTGTGCGTTGCTGGCGCCGTGGTTGCTGGCAGCTCCGCGTGGGCTGCTGGGTGCGATAATGGTGCGCCTTGGTCTGAAGCTTGCAAGGCTCAGACTGGTAAAATCACCATCAATAAGTGGAAGTATGAAGGCGATAACGTAACGAGTACACACGTTAAAGCTAAGTTTAAGGTTACCAAGGTAACGCAGATTACTAAATCTGGCACCAAGCAAAACCTTAATTTAACATCAAAAGATGATTGGTTAGCACTCGCTGCTGCAGTGCCAGCTCTTAATACAAATCCAAAGGATACAACTAATATCACTTTAGATACTAATTCAACCGAAAAAGATACTACTAACGGTATTGCAGAGTTCGACAATCTTGGTATCGGCTTGTATAAGGTTGAAGAAGAAAGTGTTGAGGATGGCTACCAAAAGCTTGCTAACCCATTCTTCATGACTATTCCAGAAATCACTCGTAAAGATAATAGCAAGGATAACACCTACACGTATAACGTAAAGGTTGACCCTAAGAACGCATACACTAAGGATGCTGTTAAGAAGACCGTTGATACTAAAGGCATGGTTGGTGTAGGCGATGAGGTGCCATACACGATTTCTGCTTCTGTAATAACTACCAGCCAGACCGAGGCAAGCAAGTATACGAGTGCTGACTTCCAAGATTTTGCTGTGTGGGATGATGTGCCAACTAAAGCGTATGATGCTGCAACAACTGCCGTAACTGGTGTTAGTGTTGTAACTTATACAACTGCTGGTGGTAAAGAGACTGCTTCTACTACTACGCCTCTTAAGACTACTGACTATACAGTTAATGAACCAGTAGTTGGTAATGCAACAAATGGCATAGGAGAAAATTATTCTCGTTTAAAGATTACATTTACAGATTCTGGTCTTGGCGAGATTGCTAAGCAGCGCAAAACTAGCACTAACGTGAAAGTAATTGTTTCGCTTAAGTTTACACTTAAGAAGGATACTACTTTAACTGATGTTATTAACCAGTACGGTTTCCAGCAGGGTCATAAGACTGGTGATCCAACGCCAGAGCCAACGCCAGATCCAACGCCAGATCCAAAGTCTAAGGTAACTCTTGTTAAGTTCAACATTAAGAAGGTTAACGGAACTGACGGTACAACTCCTCTTGCTGGCGCTAAGTTTGCAATCTTCGCTAGTGAAACAGAAGCAAAGGCTTGCGCAGCGGATCCTGCTCGTTCTGATGCTAATTGCAAGAACAAGTCTGCTAAGGGCTTTGAGAATGATGAGAATGGAACGCCTGCTACTACTGTTGCCAATAAGCCTGCTGCTGGTGAAACTAACACATTTAAAGTAAAGGTCACAGATGCTCAAGAGCCATTCTACGTTGTTGAGACCGCGGCTCCAAAGAACTTTGCTTTGTCTCCAATAGTTGAGAAGGTTGTTGCTCGCAATACAGCAGATGCTGCAGGTGTCAACGATGGTGGTCATTATGATGCTGACAAAGCTACCTTCACCTACACCTTTAAGGATGTTCCAACTAAGGACGACGGTTCTTGGTTCAAGCTTCCAAAGACTGGTGCTGCTGGCGTGATTATCTTTGCGCTTATTGGCCTCGGTCTTGTTGGCTCTGGTATGTTCGTATTCCTTAAGAATCGCAAGAAGGAAGAAGAGCAGGCTGCGTGA